From the genome of Eucalyptus grandis isolate ANBG69807.140 chromosome 2, ASM1654582v1, whole genome shotgun sequence, one region includes:
- the LOC120290849 gene encoding transcription factor IBH1-like → MRMSIRCKTFSNKPKPFPSPPRKRRPTRQAPPSSSLTTRDLTVRMKVKKLQKLVPGGQGLQPDRLLLRAADYILHLRSQVNVLQALSKIYDHI, encoded by the coding sequence ATGAGAATGTCCATTAGATGCAAAACATTCTCTAACAAGCCTAAGCCATTCCCGTCGCCGCCGCGCAAGAGAAGACCCACAAGACAAGCACCACCCTCGTCGTCATTGACCACTCGTGATTTGACGGTCCGGATGAAGGTGAAGAAGCTTCAGAAGCTGGTTCCGGGAGGCCAAGGGTTGCAGCCGGATCGCCTGCTCTTGAGAGCAGCTGATTACATCCTGCATTTGAGGTCTCAAGTCAATGTTTTGCAAGCTCTTTCCAAGATTTACGATCATATATAA
- the LOC104433555 gene encoding probable serine/threonine-protein kinase PBL28 translates to MLTDEPNEKVLATASFFPFLEANKRHPKLRDLCIVLYTQNTINNSTNLKFSLPALHTIMPFGLVSAWNKRRRSKSDDCTDPWTYKPVELWQQDDQALRPPKRHHGSSVFTLKEMEEATSSFSDENFLGKGGFGRVYKGTLRSGETVAIKKMELPHFKEAEGEREFRVEVDILSRLDHPNLVSLIGYSADGKNRFLVYEYMCNGNLQDHLNGIGEKKMEWPLRLRVALGAARGLAYLHSGSSIGIPIIHRDMKSSNILLTADFEAKISDFGLAKLMPEGRETYATARVLGTFGYFDPEYALTGKLTLQSDVYAFGVVLLELLTGRRAVDLNQGPNDQNLVLQVRHVLNDQKKLRKLIDPEMNRTSYTMESIIMFANLASRCVHPDSGERPPMAECLKELQLILYTNSEGLSMVSHKFGYQWLRRSSGGSLV, encoded by the exons ATGTTGACTGACGAACCAAATGAAAAGGTCCTTGCAACTgcttcctttttccccttcttggAAGCAAACAAAAGACATCCAAAGTTGAGAGATTTGTGCATTGTGCTTTACACGCAAAATACAATAAACAACTCAACCAATTTGA AATTTAGTCTACCTGCTTTACACACAATAATGCCATTCGGGTTAGTTTCGGCTTGGAACAAGCGCAGACGAAGCAAGTCTGACGATTGCACTGACCCCT GGACTTACAAACCCGTTGAGTTGTGGCAGCAGGACGATCAAGCTCTGCGACCTCCAAAAAGACACCATGGATCATCAGTCTTTACTCTCAAGGAAATGGAAGAGGCGACTTCTTCTTTTAGCGATGAGAATTTTCTCGGCAAGGGAGGTTTTGGTCGAGTTTACAAGGGAACCTTGAGGTCAGGAGAG ACTGTTGCAATTAAGAAGATGGAGCTACCACACTTCAAAGAAGCTGAGGGCGAGCGCGAGTTCCGTGTGGAAGTTGATATATTGAGCAGGCTTGACCACCCGAACCTGGTTTCCCTAATTGGCTATTCTGCCGATGGAAAGAACAGATTCTTGGTATATGAATATATGTGTAATGGAAACCTCCAAGACCACTTGAATG GAATTGGAGAAAAGAAGATGGAGTGGCCTCTAAGGCTCAGAGTCGCACTTGGCGCAGCGAGGGGACTTGCTTATCTCCATTCAGGTTCTTCCATTGGGATTCCGATTATTCATAGAGATATGAAGTCCTCTAACATTCTTTTAACAGCTGATTTTGAAGCAAAG ATATCTGATTTCGGGCTTGCAAAACTTATGCCGGAGGGCCGTGAGACATATGCCACAGCCAGAGTGCTTGGCACTTTTGGCTATTTCGACCCTGAGTATGCATTG ACAGGAAAACTCACTTTGCAAAGCGATGTTTATGCATTTGGCGTGGTGCTTCTCGAGCTCTTGACGGGGCGAAGAGCCGTGGACTTAAACCAAGGACCGAATGACCAAAATCTGGTCCTACAG GTGAGGCACGTCTTGAATGACCAGAAGAAGTTGCGGAAGCTGATAGATCCTGAGATGAACCGGACGTCATACACAATGGAATCCATAATCATGTTCGCGAACTTGGCATCACGCTGCGTCCATCCTGACAGTGGGGAGAGACCGCCGATGGCTGAATGTCTCAAAGAGCTTCAGCTGATACTGTACACAAATTCGGAAGGCTTGAGCATGGTTTCTCATAAATTTGGTTATCAATGGCTCAGACGTAGTTCAGGAGGTTCTCTTGTATAG
- the LOC104433556 gene encoding protein ALTERED XYLOGLUCAN 4 yields MGGSSPFKDRSNSHHSASFSSSFWRYLTYTVYAILPIALFRLYFYPLPLPQSPTDRLPLSDHILVAPSLSSPPPAEKAGGDATAEAPPLLLPPPAPPVCDYTNGKWVHDKVGPLYNGTTCGTIKDGQNCIAHGRPDLEYLYWRWEPHQCHLPRFQPLEFLQLLRNKNVAFVGDSMARNQLESLICMLSSVSEPTLVYTNGEDNKFRKWHFAGHNMTISVYWSPFLVKGVEKSSSGPDHNELYLDTVDERWAADLGSLDMVVLSVGHWFLHPAVYFEGGSALGCHYCPGLNHTEIGFYDVLRKALRTTLKALIARTRASGRSTEAFVTTFSPSHFEGDWDKFGACPKTKPYQEGEKLLEGMDAEMRKIEVEEVEASKADAREFSGFRLEALDISKLSFMRPDGHPGPYMYPFPFADGVKDRVQNDCVHWCLPGPVDTWNGILLEVIKRWNGGETTE; encoded by the exons ATGGGTGGTTCGAGTCCGTTCAAAGACCGCAGCAACAGCCACCACTCggcctccttctcctcctccttctggaGGTACTTGACCTACACCGTCTACGCCATCCTCCCCATCGCTCTCTTCCGCCTCTACTTctaccctctccctctcccccagTCCCCCACCGACCGCCTCCCTCTGTCCGACCACATCCTCGTCGCGCCTTCCCTCTCCTCCCCCCCTCCAG CTGAAAAGGCAGGAGGCGATGCTACCGCTGAAgcccctcctcttcttcttcctcctcctgctcctcctgTCTGTGACTACACCAATGGCAAGTGGGTCCACGACAAGGTGGGCCCTCTGTACAATGGGACGACTTGTGGCACCATAAAGGATGGCCAGAATTGCATCGCCCACGGCAGGCCTGATTTGGAGTACCTCTACTGGAGGTGGGAGCCCCATCAATGCCACCTGCCCAGGTTTCAGCCCCTCGAGTTTCTCCAacttctcaggaacaaaaatgtCGCCTTTGTCGGTGACTCCATGGCCAGGAACCAGCTGGAGTCCCTCATCTGCATGCTGTCCTCCGTCTCTGAACCCACCCTCGTGTATACAAATGGGGAGGACAACAAATTTAGGAAGTGGCATTTCGCCGGCCACAACATGACCATTTCGGTTTACTGGTCGCCTTTTCTGGTTAAGGGTGTGGAGAAATCCAGCTCAGGGCCGGATCACAACGAGCTGTATTTGGACACTGTGGACGAGAGGTGGGCAGCTGATTTGGGTTCGCTGGACATGGTGGTTCTGTCGGTCGGCCATTGGTTTCTTCACCCTGCCGTGTATTTTGAGGGTGGTTCTGCCCTGGGTTGCCATTACTGCCCCGGCTTGAACCATACCGAAATCGGTTTCTACGATGTGTTGAGGAAGGCCTTGAGGACGACGCTTAAGGCCCTGATTGCTAGGACCAGGGCTAGCGGCAGATCGACGGAGGCGTTCGTGACGACGTTCTCGCCCTCGCATTTTGAGGGCGACTGGGACAAGTTCGGTGCTTGTCCCAAGACGAAGCCTTATCAAGAAGGCGAGAAGCTGCTCGAAGGAATGGATGCGGAGATGAGAAAAATCGAGGTGGAGGAAGTGGAGGCCTCGAAAGCGGATGCGAGGGAATTCTCGGGGTTCAGGCTCGAGGCATTGGACATATCCAAATTGTCGTTTATGCGGCCGGACGGCCATCCGGGTCCATACATGTACCCGTTCCCGTTTGCCGACGGGGTGAAGGATCGCGTGCAGAACGATTGCGTCCATTGGTGCTTGCCAGGGCCCGTAGACACATGGAACGGGATATTGTTAGAGGTGATCAAGAGATGGAACGGCGGAGAGACGACCGAGTGA
- the LOC104435640 gene encoding WAT1-related protein At5g40230 yields MVGGGSGVVVVLVVIEFLEQGLSTMSKAAMSRGMSNFIFVAYSNALAIFFLCSASLLYYRKRRLPKLTISIALRIFLLSLIATCLQLLMFVGIGYSSPTLASVMTDLTPAFTFILALISRMEKIDLRVQSSMAKLVGTIVCIAGALTVTLYKGLPLTNGSPSMPQELPLQLQSSWIFGGFLLACAAFLVSLLLVVQTWIVKDYPAELMLTLLACVVVTIQSTIVALIVEKDVNAWKLKPDIELMTIVYSAFFVVSIRSVTHTWVCKTKGPLYLSMIKPLGMIIASVMGVSLLGDTLYLGSVIGGIIIAFGFYAVVWGKAQEEKVVEESGSISCESSSPKVPLLNKHMEA; encoded by the exons atggTGGGTGGCGGTTCAGGGGTAGTGGTGGTGCTGGTGGTGATAGAGTTCTTGGAACAGGGGCTGAGCACCATGAGCAAAGCAGCCATGAGCAGGGGCATGAGCAACTTCATCTTCGTCGCTTACTCCAATGCTCtcgccatcttcttcctttgctcTGCTTCTCTCCTCTATTACAG GAAAAGAAGGCTTCCCAAACTCACCATCTCCATAGCTCTCAGAATCTTTCTGCTGAGTCTGATAGC GACATGTTTGCAACTGTTGATGTTTGTGGGGATCGGATACAGCTCTCCTACTTTGGCCTCGGTCATGACCGATCTCACTCCTGCTTTCACTTTCATTCTTGCTCTCATCTCCAG GATGGAAAAAATTGACTTGAGAGTGCAAAGCAGCATGGCTAAATTAGTGGGTACAATAGTATGCATCGCTGGTGCTCTCACTGTTACACTCTACAAAGGCCTCCCGCTCACAAATGGTTCACCATCGATGCCTCAAGAGCTCCCTCTTCAGCTGCAATCAAGCTGGATTTTTGGTGGCTTTCTTCTCGCCTGTGCTGCCTTCTTGGTCTCACTTTTGCTAGTTGTGCAG ACATGGATAGTGAAGGATTATCCAGCAGAGCTCATGTTGACACTCTTAGCTTGTGTCGTCGTGACAATACAGTCCACCATTGTGGCTCTGATAGTGGAGAAAGACGTGAATGCTTGGAAGTTGAAGCCTGACATAGAGTTGATGACCATAGTTTACTCG GCATTTTTCGTGGTATCTATAAGGAGTGTGACTCACACATGGGTGTGCAAGACCAAAGGGCCTCTCTACCTCTCCATGATTAAGCCACTTGGCATGATCATTGCCTCTGTGATGGGGGTTTCTTTGCTTGGTGACACTCTTTATCTTGGAAG TGTGATTGGAGGAATCATAATAGCTTTTGGGTTTTATGCTGTCGTGTGGGGGAAAGCCCAGGAAGAGAAGGTGGTTGAAGAAAGTGGAAGTATCAGCTGCGAGTCTTCCTCTCCTAAAGTACCTCTTTTGAACAAACACATGGAAGCATAG
- the LOC104433552 gene encoding LOW QUALITY PROTEIN: potassium transporter 6 (The sequence of the model RefSeq protein was modified relative to this genomic sequence to represent the inferred CDS: inserted 1 base in 1 codon) produces the protein MDSEAGAYRNPAKKASWRSVLVLAYQSLGVVYGDLSTSPLYVYRSTFAEDIQHSETNEEIFGVLSFVFWTLTLVPLLKYVFIVLRADDNGEGGTFALYSLLCRHARVNFLPSSQVADEDLSEYKKDGARLSPKTSFGSRLKSTLERHRVLQRLLLVLALIGTCMVIGDGILTPSISVFSAVSGLELSMAKEHHKYVEVPVACVVLIGLFALQHYGTHRVGFLFAPVVVLWLFCISAIGLYNIFHWNPHVYKALSPYYMYKFLRKTQRGGWMSLGGXLLCITGSEAMFADLGHFSQLSIQIAFTSVVYPSLILAYMGQAAYLSKHHGQDHNYRIGFYVSVPEKLRWPVMGIAILAAVVGSQAIITGTFSIIKQCSSLGCFPRVKIVHTSSKIHGQIYIPEINWILMALCLAVTIGFRDTKSLGNASGLAVITVMLVTTCLMSLVIVLCWHQSVVVAIAFVFFFGTIEALYFSASLVKFLEGAWVPIALAFIFLIVMCVWHFGTLKKYEYDVQNKVSINWLMSLGPSLGFVRVPGIGLVHTELVSGIPAIFSHFVTNLPAFHQVLVFLCVKSVPVPHVGPEERFLVGHIGPREYRLYRCIVRYGYRDIHKDDMEFENDLVCSIAEFIRTGGAGPCSASEDNSKDEDKMTVVGTSVTHADGIQMSEDDVDDIGVAGSSMREIRSPPLIKPRKKRVRFIVPESPKIDMAACEELRELMVAREAGVAYILGHSYVRAKQGSSFLRKMVINIGYDFLRRNCRAPINALSAPHASTLEVGMVYPI, from the exons ATGGATTCGGAAGCCGGAGCCTATCGGAATCCGGCGAAG aaagcTTCGTGGAGGTCGGTGCTGGTTCTGGCGTACCAGAGCCTCGGCGTCGTGTACGGCGACCTGAGCACGTCGCCGCTGTACGTGTACAGGAGCACGTTCGCGGAGGACATCCAGCACTCGGAGACCAACGAGGAGATCTTCGGCGTCCTGTCCTTCGTGTTCTGGACGCTCACCCTCGTGCCCCTCCTCAAGTACGTCTTCATCGTGCTCCGGGCCGACGACAACGGCGAGGGCGGCACGTTCGCCCTCTACTCCCTGCTGTGCCGCCACGCGCGGGTCAACTTCCTGCCGAGCAGCCAGGTGGCGGACGAGGATCTCTCCGAGTACAAGAAGGACGGCGCCCGCCTGTCCCCGAAGACGAGCTTCGGATCGAGGCTCAAGTCGACGCTGGAGAGGCACCGGGTGCTGCAGAGGCTCTTGCTCGTCTTGGCCTTGATCGGGACTTGCATGGTGATTGGTGATGGCATCCTCACGCCGTCTATTTCAG TATTTTCGGCGGTGTCCGGCCTCGAACTGTCAATGGCCAAGGAGCATCACAAAT ATGTAGAAGTTCCGGTTGCATGCGTCGTACTAATAGGCTTGTTTGCTCTTCAACATTACGGTACCCACAGGGTCGGATTCTTATTTGCTCCAGTGGTTGTGCTATGGCTTTTCTGCATCAGCGCCATAGGCTTATATAATATCTTCCATTGGAATCCTCATGTATACAAAGCACTGTCCCCGTATTACATGTACAAGTTTTTGAGGAAAACTCAACGGGGAGGTTGGATGTCCCTTGGGG TCTTGTTGTGTATAACAG GTTCTGAAGCTATGTTTGCTGATCTTGGACACTTTTCCCAACTGTCAATTCAG ATTGCATTCACCTCTGTGGTTTATCCATCCCTGATTCTTGCTTACATGGGACAAGCTGCCTACCTATCCAAGCATCATGGACAGGATCATAACTACAGAATTGGGTTTTATGTTTCTGTGCCAG AAAAACTGAGATGGCCTGTAATGGGAATAGCCATACTTGCTGCTGTTGTGGGCAGCCAAGCTATTATCACCGGAACCTTTTCAATTATTAAACAGTGTTCTTCTCTAGGCTGCTTTCCAAGAGTTAAAATTGTGCATACGTCATCAAAAATTCACGGTCAGATTTACATCCCAGAAATTAATTGGATCTTGATGGCATTATGCTTGGCTGTCACTATTGGTTTCAGAGACACTAAAAGCTTGGGTAATGCATCAG GTTTGGCAGTTATAACGGTTATGTTGGTAACCACCTGTCTAATGTCCCTAGTCATCGTCCTATGCTGGCATCAGAGCGTTGTGGTCGCAATTGcgtttgtatttttctttggaaCAATTGAAGCGCTCTACTTCTCCGCTTCTcttgtcaagttccttgaaggaGCATGGGTACCAATTGCCCTGGCATTCATCTTCCTTATTGTGATGTGTGTCTGGCACTTTGGCACTCTCAAAAAGTATGAGTATGATGTTCAAAACAAGGTCTCTATCAACTGGCTGATGAGCTTGGGTCCCAGCCTCGGCTTTGTACGTGTGCCTGGGATTGGGTTAGTCCACACAGAGCTCGTGTCAGGGATTCCTGCAATATTCTCCCATTTTGTCACCAATCTTCCAGCTTTTCATCAGGTCCTAGTGTTTCTCTGCGTTAAATCTGTCCCTGTTCCACATGTTGGGCCAGAGGAACGGTTTCTCGTGGGCCACATCGGTCCCAGGGAGTACAGGCTTTACAGGTGCATTGTACGGTATGGATATAGGGACATCCACAAGGATGACATGGAATTCGAAAATGATTTGGTTTGTAGCATCGCGGAGTTTATACGCACTGGAGGTGCAGGACCCTGCAGTGCAAGTGAAGATAATTCGAAGGACGAGGACAAAATGACTGTTGTAGGGACTTCTGTTACCCATGCTGATGGGATTCAAATGAGCGAGGATGATGTTGATGACATTGGAGTTGCAGGATCATCGATGAGGGAGATACGATCGCCGCCATTGATCAAGCCGAGGAAAAAGAGAGTGCGGTTTATCGTGCCAGAGAGCCCAAAGATTGATATGGCAGCATGTGAGGAGCTGCGAGAACTGATGGTAGCAAGGGAAGCTGGAGTTGCCTACATACTGGGACACTCGTATGTGAGAGCGAAGCAAGGTTCGAGTTTTCTGAGGAAGATGGTGATTAACATAGGGTATGACTTTTTGAGGAGAAATTGCAGGGCACCCATCAACGCACTGAGTGCGCCTCATGCTTCAACTCTGGAGGTAGGCATGGTCTACCCTATTTAA
- the LOC104433554 gene encoding threonine--tRNA ligase, mitochondrial 1 yields MLCAKTLGGSRFRRSALSSLPDLLLRNHLFPRPFCSAAADSAAPPAPPSSPPPPGPAMAAHPKDENYLKLVIPKRIALFESIKAKQLSQRQSIAGEPIKITLPDGSVKEGKKWETSPLDIARGISKSLAANALISQVDGALWDMSRPLEGDCELKLFTFDSDEGRDTFWHSSAHILGQSLEMEYGCKLCIGPCTTRGEGFYYDAFYDDLGLNDDHFKQIESGASKAAAEKQPFERIEVSRDQALDMFSDNPFKVEIIKDLPADKTITVYRCGPLVDLCRGPHIPNTSFVKAFACLKASSAYWRGNKDRESLQRVYGISYPDQKRLKEYIHQLEEAKKYDHRLLGSKQELFFCHPLSPGSWFFLPHGTRIYNKLVEFIKSQYRDRGYQEVLSPNMYNMQLWETSGHAANYKENMFVFEIEKQEFGLKPMNCPGHCLMFKHRVRSYRELPLRIADFGVLHRNEASGALTGLTRVRRFQQDDAHIFCRESQIKDEVKSVLEFIKYAYEIFGFTFDLKLSTRPEKYLGDIVTWEKAEAALAEALNESGKPWQINEGDGAFYGPKIDISVSDALNRKFQCATLQLDFQLPARFELSYSAEDEGKTETPVMLHRAILGSVERMFAILLEHYKGKWPFWLSPRQAIVCPVSEKSQSYALKVRDQIHDAGYYVDVDETDRKIQKKVREAQLAQYNFILVVGEEEANTGQVSVRVRDKSDHSVMRVEDLLKFFQEEVAAFH; encoded by the exons ATGCTATGCGCTAAAACCTTGGGAGGTTCTCGTTTCCGCCGTTCCGCCCTCTCCTCTTTGCCTGACCTCCTCCTGCGCAACCACCTCTTCCCCCGCCCCTTctgctccgccgccgccgactcCGCCGCCCCGCCCGCACCTCCGtcctctccgccgccgccggggccCGCCATGGCAGCACACCCGAAGGACGAGAACTACCTGAAACTAGTGATTCCCAAGCGCATCGCGCTCTTCGAGTCCATCAAAGCGAAGCAGCTCTCGCAACGCCAATCCATCGCCGGCGAACCTATCAA GATAACGTTGCCGGATGGGTCGGTAAAGGAAGGGAAGAAGTGGGAGACATCTCCTCTGGATATTGCTAGGGGGATATCGAAGAGCTTGGCGGCAAATGCTCTGATCTCGCAGGTGGATGGAGCCCTGTGGGACATGTCGAGGCCGCTCGAGGGTGACTGCGAGCTTAAGTTATTCACATTCGATAGCGACGAAGGGCGTGACACTTTCTGGCACTCGAGTGCCCACATTTTGGGCCAG TCACTTGAAATGGAGTATGGTTGTAAGCTTTGCATCGGGCCCTGCACCACCAGAGGAGAG GGATTCTACTATGATGCTTTCTATGACGACTTGGGCTTGAATGATGACCACTTCAAGCAAATTGAGTCTGGGGCAAGTAAAGCTGCTGCG GAAAAACAGCCATTTGAACGCATTGAGGTGTCAAGGGATCAAGCACTGGATATGTTTTCAGATAATCCTTTTAAG GTCGAAATCATTAAAGATTTGCCTGCCGACAAAACTATCACTGTGTACAGGTGCGGTCCCTTGGTTGATTTGTGTCGAGGGCCTCACATACCAAATACTTCTTTCGTTAAGGCATTTGCCTGTTTGAAG GCTTCTTCAGCATATTGGAGGGGAAATAAAGATCGGGAAAGTCTACAAAGAGTGTATGGGATATCTTACCCAGATCAGAAAAGATTGAAG GAATATATTCATCAGCTTGAAGAAGCAAAGAAATATGATCATAGGTTATTAGGTTCTAAACAAGAGCTTTTCTTTTGCCATCCATTAAG TCCTGGAAGTTGGTTCTTCCTTCCTCATGGAACTCGAATCTACAACAAACTCGTTGAGTTTATAAAATCCCAATATAGAGATCGAGGGTACCAGGAG GTGCTGTCACCAAATATGTATAACATGCAACTTTGGGAAACATCTGGTCATGCTGCGAATTACAAGGAGAACATGTTTGTTTTTGAG ATTGAAAAACAAGAATTTGGATTGAAGCCAATGAATTGCCCAGGCCACTGCTTGATGTTTAAACATAGAGTTCGTTCATATAGAG AACTTCCTCTTAGGATTGCTGATTTTGGTGTCTTGCATCGTAATGAGGCCAGTGGTGCTCTTACTGGATTGACTCGAGTCAGGAGATTTCAGCAG GATGATGCACATATCTTTTGCAGGGAGTCACAG ATTAAAGATGAAGTCAAAAGCGTTTTAGAGTTTATCAAGTATGCCTATGAAATATTTGGCTTCACTTTTGACCTCAAGTTGTCTACA AGACCTGAGAAATACCTTGGAGATATAGTAACATGGGAGAAAGCTGAGGCTGCCCTTGCCGAAGCATTAAATGAGTCTGGGAAGCCATGGCAG ATAAATGAAGGAGACGGTGCATTCTATGGACCAAAGATAGATATTAGCGTTTCTGATGCCTTGAATAGGAAATTTCAGTGTGCCACATTGCAG TTGGATTTCCAGCTTCCTGCCCGTTTTGAGTTGTCTTACTCAGCAGAAGATGAAGGCAAGACAGAGACTCCTGTTATGTTACATCGAGCCATCCTCGGTTCTGTTGAGCGCATGTTTGCTATACTTTTGGAGCATTACAAGGGGAAATGGCCCTTCTGGCTTAGTCCACGTCAAGCAATTGTTTGCCCTGTGTCAGAGAAGTCTCAGTCCTATGCTTTGAAG GTGCGGGATCAAATTCATGATGCTGGTTATTATGTCGACGTTGATGAAACCGATAGAAAGATTCAGAAAAAG GTAAGGGAAGCTCAGTTGGCCCAATACAATTTTATACTTGTAGTTGGTGAAGAGGAGGCAAACACTGGACAG GTTAGTGTTCGGGTGAGGGACAAATCCGACCACTCTGTCATGCGTGTCGAGGACTTGCTTAAGTTCTTCCAGGAGGAAGTTGCAGCTTTTCActga